From Pseudorca crassidens isolate mPseCra1 chromosome 15, mPseCra1.hap1, whole genome shotgun sequence, one genomic window encodes:
- the TFAP4 gene encoding transcription factor AP-4 isoform X1: protein MPLGRQPRPLPLAAFSLTPLAAAPARCNHIICNNIAYCMLGASILWHRVGLPFGMGGLQGELSPGEVGRVLFLDLANIPLTPETQRDQERRIRREIANSNERRRMQSINAGFQSLKTLIPHTDGEKLSKAAILQQTAEYIFSLEQEKTRLLQQNTQLKRFIQELSGSSPKRRRAEDKDEGIGSPDIWEDEKAEDLRREMIELRQQLDKERSVRMMLEEQVRSLEAHMYPEKLKVIAQQVQLQQQQEQVRLLHQEKLEREQQHLRTQLLPTPAPTHHPTVIVPAPAPPPSHHINVVTMGPSSVINSVSTSRQNLDTIVQAIQHIEGTQERQEQEEEQRRAVIVKPVRNCPEAHASDTASDSEASDSDAMDQSREEPVGNGGLP, encoded by the exons ATGCCTCTCGGCAGGCAGCCTCGCCCCCTACCGCTCGCTGCCTTCTCTCTCACCCCACTGGCTGCCGCTCCTGCAAGATGCAATCACATAATATGCAATAACATCGCCTACTGCATGCTGGGAGCCTCGATTCTCTGGCACAGGGTGGGCTTGCCTTTTGGGATGGGTGGGCTTCAGGGAGAACTGTCCCCAGGGGAGGTTGGCCGGGTCCTCTTCCTGGA CCTTGCCAACATTCCATTGACCCCTGAGACTCAGCGGGACCAGGAGCGGCGGATTCGGCGGGAGATTGCTAACAGCAACGAGCGGAGGCGCATGCAGAGCATCAACGCGGGGTTCCAGTCCCTCAAGACCCTCATCCCccacacagatggagagaagcTCAGCAAG GCAGCCATTCTCCAGCAAACGGCCGAATACATCTTCTCCCTGGAGCAGGAGAAGACCAGACTTCTGCAGCAGAACACACAGCTCAAGCGCTTTATCCAG GAGCTGAGCGGCTCATCCCCCAAGCGGCGGCGGGCAGAGGACAAGGACGAGGGCATCGGCTCGCCAGACATCTGGGAAGATGAGAAGGCGGAGGACCTGCGGCGGGAGATGATCGAGCTGCGGCAGCAGCTGGACAAGGAGCGCTCGGTGCGCATGATGCTGGAGGAGCAG GTGCGCTCGCTGGAGGCCCACATGTACCCGGAAAAGCTCAAGGTGATCGCACAGCAGGTGCAGCTGCAACAGCAGCAGGAGCAGGTGCGGCTGCTGCACCAGGAGAAGCTGGAGCGGGAACAGCAGCACCTGCGGACCCAG CTTCTGCCCACTCCAGCCCCTACCCACCACCCCACGGTGATCGTGCCGGCGCcagcgccccctccctcccaccacatcAATGTCGTCACCATGGGCCCCTCCTCGGTCATCAACTCTGTTTCAACATCCCGGCAAAATCTGGACACCATTGTGCAG GCGATTCAGCACATCGAGGGCACCCAGGAAAGGCAGGAGCAGGAGGAGGAGCAGCGTCGAGCTGTCATCGTGAAGCCGGTCCGCAACTGCCCCGAGGCCCACGCCTCCGACACCGCCTCCGATTCGGAGGCCTCGGACAGCGACGCCATGGACCAGAGCCGGGAGGAGCCAGTGGGGAACGggggtcttccctga
- the TFAP4 gene encoding transcription factor AP-4 isoform X2, with the protein MEYFMVPTQKVPSLQHFRKTEKEVIGGLCSLANIPLTPETQRDQERRIRREIANSNERRRMQSINAGFQSLKTLIPHTDGEKLSKAAILQQTAEYIFSLEQEKTRLLQQNTQLKRFIQELSGSSPKRRRAEDKDEGIGSPDIWEDEKAEDLRREMIELRQQLDKERSVRMMLEEQVRSLEAHMYPEKLKVIAQQVQLQQQQEQVRLLHQEKLEREQQHLRTQLLPTPAPTHHPTVIVPAPAPPPSHHINVVTMGPSSVINSVSTSRQNLDTIVQAIQHIEGTQERQEQEEEQRRAVIVKPVRNCPEAHASDTASDSEASDSDAMDQSREEPVGNGGLP; encoded by the exons CCTTGCCAACATTCCATTGACCCCTGAGACTCAGCGGGACCAGGAGCGGCGGATTCGGCGGGAGATTGCTAACAGCAACGAGCGGAGGCGCATGCAGAGCATCAACGCGGGGTTCCAGTCCCTCAAGACCCTCATCCCccacacagatggagagaagcTCAGCAAG GCAGCCATTCTCCAGCAAACGGCCGAATACATCTTCTCCCTGGAGCAGGAGAAGACCAGACTTCTGCAGCAGAACACACAGCTCAAGCGCTTTATCCAG GAGCTGAGCGGCTCATCCCCCAAGCGGCGGCGGGCAGAGGACAAGGACGAGGGCATCGGCTCGCCAGACATCTGGGAAGATGAGAAGGCGGAGGACCTGCGGCGGGAGATGATCGAGCTGCGGCAGCAGCTGGACAAGGAGCGCTCGGTGCGCATGATGCTGGAGGAGCAG GTGCGCTCGCTGGAGGCCCACATGTACCCGGAAAAGCTCAAGGTGATCGCACAGCAGGTGCAGCTGCAACAGCAGCAGGAGCAGGTGCGGCTGCTGCACCAGGAGAAGCTGGAGCGGGAACAGCAGCACCTGCGGACCCAG CTTCTGCCCACTCCAGCCCCTACCCACCACCCCACGGTGATCGTGCCGGCGCcagcgccccctccctcccaccacatcAATGTCGTCACCATGGGCCCCTCCTCGGTCATCAACTCTGTTTCAACATCCCGGCAAAATCTGGACACCATTGTGCAG GCGATTCAGCACATCGAGGGCACCCAGGAAAGGCAGGAGCAGGAGGAGGAGCAGCGTCGAGCTGTCATCGTGAAGCCGGTCCGCAACTGCCCCGAGGCCCACGCCTCCGACACCGCCTCCGATTCGGAGGCCTCGGACAGCGACGCCATGGACCAGAGCCGGGAGGAGCCAGTGGGGAACGggggtcttccctga
- the TFAP4 gene encoding transcription factor AP-4 isoform X3 — protein MQSINAGFQSLKTLIPHTDGEKLSKAAILQQTAEYIFSLEQEKTRLLQQNTQLKRFIQELSGSSPKRRRAEDKDEGIGSPDIWEDEKAEDLRREMIELRQQLDKERSVRMMLEEQVRSLEAHMYPEKLKVIAQQVQLQQQQEQVRLLHQEKLEREQQHLRTQLLPTPAPTHHPTVIVPAPAPPPSHHINVVTMGPSSVINSVSTSRQNLDTIVQAIQHIEGTQERQEQEEEQRRAVIVKPVRNCPEAHASDTASDSEASDSDAMDQSREEPVGNGGLP, from the exons ATGCAGAGCATCAACGCGGGGTTCCAGTCCCTCAAGACCCTCATCCCccacacagatggagagaagcTCAGCAAG GCAGCCATTCTCCAGCAAACGGCCGAATACATCTTCTCCCTGGAGCAGGAGAAGACCAGACTTCTGCAGCAGAACACACAGCTCAAGCGCTTTATCCAG GAGCTGAGCGGCTCATCCCCCAAGCGGCGGCGGGCAGAGGACAAGGACGAGGGCATCGGCTCGCCAGACATCTGGGAAGATGAGAAGGCGGAGGACCTGCGGCGGGAGATGATCGAGCTGCGGCAGCAGCTGGACAAGGAGCGCTCGGTGCGCATGATGCTGGAGGAGCAG GTGCGCTCGCTGGAGGCCCACATGTACCCGGAAAAGCTCAAGGTGATCGCACAGCAGGTGCAGCTGCAACAGCAGCAGGAGCAGGTGCGGCTGCTGCACCAGGAGAAGCTGGAGCGGGAACAGCAGCACCTGCGGACCCAG CTTCTGCCCACTCCAGCCCCTACCCACCACCCCACGGTGATCGTGCCGGCGCcagcgccccctccctcccaccacatcAATGTCGTCACCATGGGCCCCTCCTCGGTCATCAACTCTGTTTCAACATCCCGGCAAAATCTGGACACCATTGTGCAG GCGATTCAGCACATCGAGGGCACCCAGGAAAGGCAGGAGCAGGAGGAGGAGCAGCGTCGAGCTGTCATCGTGAAGCCGGTCCGCAACTGCCCCGAGGCCCACGCCTCCGACACCGCCTCCGATTCGGAGGCCTCGGACAGCGACGCCATGGACCAGAGCCGGGAGGAGCCAGTGGGGAACGggggtcttccctga